The DNA sequence gtttttcttctcttttttttttcaccaatGTCCTGTGATTAGCCGTCTAGCTAGGCATGACTTGTTCTCTTAGCTAATTTCTTGTTCCATTGGTCTGCAGCGAATTTGACATCTCTATCGTTCAGTGTCCTGAATTGGAGCAAGTTCTGAATAATGTTGAACAGGGGCACCAAACCAAAGCCATAATCATGCAACCACTGCAAACGGTGTTCCCAAAAGGATCACCCTATTGTACACCGAGTCCAAGTAGACCGAGCTTTTCACTGGGTTTAACTCAGCTTGAAAAGACTCCAACCCCGTCCCCACTACATTCAATTCATCCAAGATTAAGAGAAATAAAGATGGGAGAGACTAAAGAGGAACAAATAAGAACATGGATAGTTAACCCATCATTGGATAAAAATCAAGATTTAGCTTCCTACGAAGGGCGGGGCTACATGGTACTACAAAGGAAGGATTTCTGGACCTTGAAACCCCGCAATTGGGTAGACAGCTGTGTAAGTATATGAACTTAAGCATGGGTTTTAATTCTCTATACTTGTATCGGTGTTTAAATTATACATGCTGAATACTCTGTGTAGGTAATTCAATGGATGTGTTATTCTTACAACGACACTCAATCATCTAGGTTCAAGCGAGAGTTCTATTGCGTGTGTCCAGGCATATTGGTAATTACATTCATATTACAATATGGAGAGAGCTTTTTCTTGGGATTCTTACTATGTGTGGGTATGCAGGAATCAGTGATAAAAAATCATACTCTGGAAACATTTATGGACGGTGTGGCACCAATTTATGATGGTCTTAGTCCAAGCTTTGGTGATGACACTAGGTTCTTTGACAAGGTAGAAGCTGCAAAGAGAAAATGGGTGAGTTgctgttttatatttaaatagcTGTTGGAAATAGCTTGTCACATGATTTGAGAATGTTAAGGTTCTTGAATGGTCGAATGAGATCAATAGTTTTGGTgttgttcctttttttttctcacaTGGATAATTTCTTCGTATGTATTGCTTGCTGCAGTGGTTAATTCCTTATTGTTGGAGGGGCCATTGGTGGGTATATGCATTTGATGTGGTTACGAAACTTTTAATTATTCTCGACAGTTTGCATTATGGTCCAGAAGATGATAAGCGAATAAAGCTCGATGCATATGTGGTAAGATACCATAATTCTTTTAATCAATATTCATCCGCACAGTTCAGCCCACTCATAATTTTGCTCGCGTATGTTCGTTGCATGATTTTTAGGGGAGACTATGTGAGGATATGGCAAGCATTTCTATTCCTACATTTGTTCGGACAACGCACGGCCCAGCTCGTTCGTACGCGATGGTTCCAAAGCAACCGAACAAGTGAGATGAAATTTTAACCCAAATTTAAGGCTTTGTTAGATatcatttgaaaatttttcgtaCCATGTAACTTGGTTTTCCTCAACTTAATTGCAATAGCGTTTTATTGTCATGTAGCTTTGACTGTGGCATGTGTGTCATTAAGTTGATGGAGAGCTGGACCGAAGAACGTCAACTTTGTGAATGGGATGAGCTTTGTAAATTTCACATTTGCGCAAGTGTCATGATTGATCTTGTATAATTATTAATGTAAAGGTTCAATATACTAAACCAACTGATAAATCTATCCACAGGATTCACTCCAATCAGACAGGATGGAGTTGATGCTAGATATTATTTGTGGCCCGCACAATACATTGGTACACCAGCTCATTTCGTTATTGGAACAAAAGGCTATACCTGTTCGTCGCAATGAACCACGGAACAAGAAGAAGGACGTTCGTTCACCATACACTGCACCTAGTACACGGTCATTGATTGAACATGCGGAGGGATTACCGAAGGGGGCAATGCGCAGAGGGAGGAAGAAGTTGCTTAATTAGTATTAGTTACACTGAATTGAACTACTTTGTTATACTGAGTTTACTTACTGTTGACATGCTTAGTGCTTTGTTAATTTTCACATTAGAAAGACTTGATTCCATGACATTTTTTTTCCTACAGTACAATGACATGTTGGTTATGTTAACTAAAAATTATCCATGTCTTTTAGATTTGAGACTCCCAGATTTATAAAGGTTGTTTGGTAAAGCTGCCATATTTGTGCTTATCAAAACTGGTGACCACTAACCATCCGCCATAATAGCTAATCTGAACATCCAATAACTTACTAAAATGAACATCCAGTCTAACAAGGACAAATCCAAAACATAACCAAGTGATCACAAAATCTAACGGATAACCATCTTTGTTTATAGTAAAAATGAACATCTGAACACCTATATAAATGAACATCTACTTTAGTTCATCGAAAATACGTGAAAACAATGTCTATGAGGAATAGCTACGTACCGAAAAACTATATAGTCAAGCGTGTAGAAATCAGAAACAACTTTATTAAACTGTATACTAAGTTATAGAATAATCATCAAATATACATGTTATGCTTTAAGTCtacaagaaataaaaatagtaaGATGCTTCGTTTTAACAAATGGAAAAATGGTTCTTGCAATCAATAGCATGTGGACCTTTGCAACAGCTGCCTTAGAACTTTGAAACTAACATGAATCCTATAAACACAGAAATGAGAAAATATACACGATCACAACCTCGTACCACTAATCCCATTTTTGGTTGAAGGAGCTTAACAAAGACATGAAACCACCGTCTTGTTTGGGAACATCCAGGCTAGAAACATCACAATGGTTTATATCTTGAAATGTGTGCGGACGAACCACCtgccaaaaattaaaaagaaaaagtccaATATTTATGTTCTAGGATAGTACTATACCAAATAAACATACAAAGTTGGGATTAAGTAAAACATATACCGGATGTGAATTCTTTTGTTTTCTCCGTCTTGAATTCTTGATGGACTTCTCAAGGGCAGAGCCAAGCCTCTTACTCTTTGGCCTGCCCTTTGTGGTGACCTTCGATGGGCCTTGGATGTCATCAACACCGACATCATTCGAACTCTGAGAGCCAATGTTGGTCTGAGTCTCTGCCATGCTCTCGGACCTCTTTTTGGCACGGTGCGTAGCCAACTTGGCCCTTGTTTCTTCCAAAGCAACATGCAGCAATGCTGTTTCTTCATCATCACCGAGGAACTCTTGAGCAACATTATAGAAGTGTGCACAcagtttcctaaatgcaacatgaCTCTCATCTGACCGACTGACATCATGACTACTTTTGACATACGTATGCTTGCACTTTATCTTCTTGCTCCATCGAGGCAGAATATAACAGGACGGTACTTTGTACACTTTATACGAATGGAAAACTTCAAGGCAGTGACAGCATAACACACCTGAACTCTCAAAAAGATTGCATTCACAACGAAGCTCATGTGTGGAACGGTCAAAGTGAACATCATACGGAACGCATAGAATAGTATCGTTGAGTAGTTTCTCCTCTTCCACCTTCACGCAGACCACTGGACCCTGTTCATCAACTGCAGAAACTCTGCAGTTAGCCTTCCTCACAAACTCAAGTTGAACATCCCTAAAAATGCTCGTGGTATACTCTTGCTGAAACTGTTTCTCTATAGGCGAGGTAGTTGCACAAGGGATAACCCCCCTCGAGTCTGCAGCATCATCCTCCAGTTCCCTCTGCTCCTTGACTCCAAGCACATTGTCATATTCATGAACAAATTGGACCAAGCTAGTTTTACTGTGTAAGTATCCACCGTAGAATGCGTGCATGCTCTCACTCCTCTGCGTACTCCGCATTCCTGCCCAAAATTCACCCTTGAAGTATATTGGGACCCACATGCGTCAGTCATCATACAGATctacaagaaataaataataccAAATTAAGCATATAAAGCTTACACCAAACATATTACTAAACCTGAGAAATGAACATCCACAATAACTGATATATTAACCATCCAAATATTTACTATAATGAACATCTAGCTAATTGTCATCCAAACTTACTGATAAACTAAACATTCAGATGCCGACCAATTGCAATTAAAGCGCGAGAAGTAATCTTACAGAAACAAACCTGACAACCATGTGTTGTTATGTAAGTTGTACTCATCTATAAAATCAGCCCAATCATCTTCAAATGACTCCTCCGtccgagagttccacacaatgtcGTTTAGGTCACCATACAAAGCTCCGTACCGGCGGTAACCCCCAAGCTTCGAAGGTAGCTTATTCATAATATGCCAAATGCACCACCGGTGGCGTGTGTCGGGTAAAGTATTTTTGATCGCACGGTAAAGGGATCGACATTGATCGGTTATGATACACTTTGGAGCAGTTCCCAT is a window from the Arachis hypogaea cultivar Tifrunner chromosome 1, arahy.Tifrunner.gnm2.J5K5, whole genome shotgun sequence genome containing:
- the LOC112710819 gene encoding protein FAR1-RELATED SEQUENCE 5-like; the encoded protein is MQDRSNAAALPPTITAPPSHLHTTQHGCPMQDLSKAAALSSTIDSAVISSAHNTAGVHSFRMAELQEERAAMEGPHLCTSPSRNSLMEVDIVEPLVCVASEVSENLSNEQENLAANVAEHGHKLNKLSDVMDVGSEEMEPGDELPDHGNLQEDEIPRVGMRFPQLQMAHDFYVSYAKKAGFATKIRTTTFDKITKAPINQAIYCNRDGIRESRVKAPTRKNTISAAGCKARIYVKFDKDVQDWVLLKADLTHSHPCSPKKAVHYHEYRKLTMHAKCVIEDNDEAGIRPNKTFLALSNEAGGPSNLGFSEKDLRNYITARLRSSNVNADVREMMSYFRRMKDINPNFFYAVKLDDKCKFKSAVWVDARCRASYEYYGDVVSVDSTYNRNRHGLPFVSFVGVNHHGRSTLLGCALLGNEEIGSYEWVFLQWVKCMGTAPKCIITDQCRSLYRAIKNTLPDTRHRWCIWHIMNKLPSKLGGYRRYGALYGDLNDIVWNSRTEESFEDDWADFIDEYNLHNNTWLSGMRSTQRSESMHAFYGGYLHSKTSLVQFVHEYDNVLGVKEQRELEDDAADSRGVIPCATTSPIEKQFQQEYTTSIFRDVQLEFVRKANCRVSAVDEQGPVVCVKVEEEKLLNDTILCVPYDVHFDRSTHELRCECNLFESSGVLCCHCLEVFHSYKVYKVPSCYILPRWSKKIKCKHTYVKSSHDVSRSDESHVAFRKLCAHFYNVAQEFLGDDEETALLHVALEETRAKLATHRAKKRSESMAETQTNIGSQSSNDVGVDDIQGPSKVTTKGRPKSKRLGSALEKSIKNSRRRKQKNSHPVVRPHTFQDINHCDVSSLDVPKQDGGFMSLLSSFNQKWD